One window of Triticum dicoccoides isolate Atlit2015 ecotype Zavitan chromosome 5A, WEW_v2.0, whole genome shotgun sequence genomic DNA carries:
- the LOC119303942 gene encoding uncharacterized protein LOC119303942, whose product MECNKDEALRAKEIAERKFQSRDLQGAKKFALKAKALFPDLEGIVQMITTLDVYLTSEVKIAGGKDWYSILSVDMSADDETLKKQYRKLVLQLHPDKNKSVGAEGAFQMVQEAWTVLSDKTKRALFDQKRKLIAMQQKTSQSNKTSAANGFEHFAAKAPASKASANKEKTGSATSAVRQRPPPPPPPQRPSPPPPPQRPLPRHQAAAPAPPPAAQPTFWTSCNRCKMNFEYLREYLNRNLLCPSCREPFIAKEVPMPPPEVVQAVRDSNIHGATHDASTGRKFQWGLFSRTAGPASATASSAAGAQAANMVHQTYEKVKREREEAQAAARREEALQRKHNPLKRKANVSENVNHGMGDVASGKKMKTVGNDAGVGSSSILSGPWANYVGTPGGTIPFSSNSGAFEFQGANGVIPNWRPRPSTRISVTRTFSKKDIRSILIDKMKSNLRENLKEIRSKPLQVTVNGKASEKHVVNEHVEGNETLASDDSTANKDVSADPEENGSSNSADAENEDDNTFSYTVPDPDFHDFDKDRTEESFQSDQIWASYDDEDGMPRYYAYIQKVISLTPFKVKISYLASRTNSEFGPLNWASSGFIKTCGDFRIGKYETVDIINMFSHQIKWEKGPRGVVKIYPRKGDIWALYRNWSPDWNGDTPDNVLHVYDLVEVQDDYDEDNGISVIPLIKLTGFRTVFQHHQDRDAIKRIPKGEMFRFSHQVPFYRMSGEEAPNVPKGSFEVDPAAISKELLQGITETVKEAEGTSKC is encoded by the coding sequence ATGGAGTGCAACAAGGATGAGGCCCTTAGGGCGAAGGAAATTGCAGAGAGGAAGTTCCAATCCAGGGACCTGCAGGGGgccaagaaattcgccctcaaggcCAAGGCTCTCTTTCCGGATCTCGAAGGTATTGTGCAGATGATCACTACCTTGGATGTTTACCTTACTTCGGAGGTGAAGATTGCTGGTGGGAAGGACTGGTACTCTATCCTTTCCGTGGACATGTCGGCAGATGATGAAACTCTGAAGAAGCAGTACAGGAAGTTGGTGCTTCAGCTCCATCCCGACAAGAACAAGTCAGTTGGTGCTGAGGGTGCTTTCCAGATGGTTCAAGAGGCATGGACCGTGCTGTCCGACAAAACCAAGAGAGCGCTGTTTGACCAAAAAAGGAAACTGATTGCAATGCAACAGAAGACATCTCAATCAAATAAGACAAGTGCAGCCAATGGCTTTGAACATTTCGCAGCCAAAGCACCCGCTTCCAAGGCAAGTGCAAACAAAGAAAAGACAGGATCAGCAACATCTGCAGTGCGCCAGCGCCCGCCCCCGCCCCCACCCCCACAGCGCCCGTCTCCACCCCCGCCACCACAGCGGCCGCTTCCCCGCCAtcaggctgctgctccagctccaccTCCAGCAGCACAACCTACATTTTGGACCTCATGCAACAGGTGCAAGATGAATTTTGAATACCTCAGAGAGTATTTAAATCGCAATCTGCTTTGCCCTAGCTGCCGCGAGCCGTTCATAGCAAAAGAGGTTCCGATGCCACCACCTGAGGTTGTTCAGGCAGTACGTGATTCAAACATCCATGGTGCAACTCACGATGCAAGCACTGGCAGAAAGTTTCAGTGGGGTCTGTTCTCAAGGACAGCTGGTCCAGCTAGTGCTACTGCATCATCTGCTGCTGGTGCTCAAGCTGCTAATATGGTTCATCAGACGTATGAGAAAgtcaagagagagagggaggaggcgcAAGCTGCAGCAAGAAGGGAAGAAGCTCTTCAGAGGAAGCACAATCCTCTAAAAAGGAAAGCAAATGTGTCCGAGAATGTTAACCATGGAATGGGTGATGTTGCATCTGGAAAGAAGATGAAAACTGTGGGTAACGATGCTGGAGTTGGTTCTTCCTCCATTCTCTCAGGTCCATGGGCCAATTATGTTGGAACGCCTGGTGGAACTATACCATTTTCAAGCAACAGTGGAGCCTTTGAGTTTCAAGGTGCTAATGGTGTGATACCGAATTGGAGACCCAGGCCTTCTACTCGGATCAGCGTAACTAGGACTTTCTCTAAGAAGGATATTAGGAGCATTTTGATTGACAAGATGAAGAGCAATTTGAGGGAGAATCTAAAGGAGATAAGAAGTAAACCACTCCAAGTTACAGTTAATGGAAAAGCTAGCGAGAAACATGTGGTTAACGAACATGTTGAGGGTAATGAAACTCTTGCATCAGATGATTCTACCGCAAACAAAGATGTCTCTGCTGATCCAGAGGAGAATGGTTCTTCTAATAGCGCAGATGCTGAAAAtgaagatgacaacactttctcctaTACTGTTCCTGATCCTGATTTCCATGATTTTGACAAGGATCGTACTGAGGAATCTTTTCAGAGTGATCAAATTTGGGCTTcatatgatgatgaagatggtatgCCTCGTTATTACGCATACATTCAGAAAGTTATCTCCTTGACTCCATTTAAGGTCAAAATAAGTTATCTCGCATCGAGGACAAATAGTGAATTTGGACCATTGAATTGGGCTTCTTCTGGCTTCATAAAGACATGCGGTGATTTCAGGATTGGTAAATACGAAACCGTAGATATAATCAATATGTTCTCTCACCAGATAAAATGGGAGAAAGGTCCACGTGGGGTGGTCAAAATTTATCCGCGGAAAGGTGATATCTGGGCTTTGTACCGAAATTGGTCCCCTGACTGGAATGGAGATACTCCTGATAATGTGCTTCATGTTTATGATCTGGTTGAGGTACAGGATGATTATGATGAAGATAATGGAATTTCTGTCATTCCCTTGATTAAGCTCACTGGATTTCGAACAGTTTTCCAGCATCATCAGGACCGGGATGCCATCAAGAGGATTCCAAAGGGAGAGATGTTTCGGTTTTCACATCAGGTTCCCTTTTACAGGATGTCAGGGGAAGAAGCTCCAAATGTCCCTAAAGGTAGCTTTGAGGTAGATCCAGCTGCTATCTCTAAAGAACTTCTTCAGGGAATCACTGAAACTGTGAAGGAGGCAGAGGGAACTTCTAAATGCTGA